The DNA region GATGCGGGCGACCCTCGGCGCCCACCAGGTCGACAACGGATTGCTGGTCGCCAGGGACGGGGACCGACTCGTCGGATTCGCGTCCTTCTCGGTCGAACACGGCTCGCTCGAGTTGGCGTGTACGCGCGGTTTCCTCTCGAACCTCTACGTCGACCCCGACTACCGTGGCCAGGGAATCGGGTCGGCATTACTCGACCGCGTCGAGGCCACCCTCGCCGACCGCGGCGTCGACCGACTGATTCTCGAGGCGATGGCCGACAACGAGGCGGCCAGGCGCTTCTACCGCGAGGCGGGGTACGAGTCGTTCAGGATCGGCCTTGAGCGCGAACTCGATCGGCCGGCCGAAAACGATACACACTCAAAGGACGAGTGATAACTCACAGACCGCGCCAGGGGAGCATGGGTGGTACATGCACTCGACTTGTAATCGAGAGTTCACGGGTTCAAATCCCGTCCCTGGCTCCTTCTTGCGATCGTCGGCTCCGACGTCGAGCGGTGCGGACGATTGCCTCGATTCGGCGTCGCGCTGTACACGCTGACCCGGAGCGACTCGCCCGCAGTCCAGAAACAGTCCGTCTTCACCTGCTGTCGAACTGTCGCTGTGAGTGTCACTTACTCACGTGGTTGATGGCGAAAAACCCGGTAAAAATCGTAACCAACTGTGACGTTCGGTCAATTGACCGACTGTTTCATAGAATCCAGACGTTCAATACGTGATTACACTCTCGAGTTCGCCACTGAGATCGTTCAGACTATGCTGACAGTACTAATTTTATAATCAAATTAGGTCCCAAATTGAAAAATAATGGTCATACTAGGTCATTGATGAATAGATATGTGCAGCAAGAGGGGCTTGAGGCCACAGGTTTTATATCCAACCGTGTAAAGCATCCGCCAATGCTACTGTCAGCCGACCGATCGAGCATGAAAGAAGGAATTCCTCTTAGTTTCCGTATCGTCGAAGCCGTTGCCAGAGAAGAGGGTGTCGACCCAGTCGAAATCGAACCTCCCGAGTACGACGCGCTCTACGACGTTCTCAATCCAGAAGCGCTCGACTCTCTGTTTGCGCCGCGTGAGGATGGCACCCCGCGGAGCTCCGGCGAGGTAACGTTCACGTTCTGTGGCTACGAGATGGTCGTCGAGAGCGACGGCGAAGTTACTATTCTCGATTGACGCGTTCGCGTTCGTCTCTCCACACACTCCTCACAGCAGCGCCCATAGCGACGTAGTGACGCCTGAATCGAACACGGACGGCTCTCTAGCTTGCGTCCGCGGACGGTTATTCGAACCGCGCAGACGGCTACTCGAGCCCGCGTCCACAGACGGGTTCGAAGACCGACTCGTGGAGGCGTTCGGCCACCGTCTCCATAAGCGGCTCGAGATTCGCGGTGTCGGCCCGATTGTACCGAACGAGCGTCTCGAGGGCATCCTTGTCGCCGCGTTCGTACTGGTGCCAGAGGCGAACCGCGTCGCGGCCGCTGATGTCTGGCTGGTCGCGGTCGATGCCCAGGTCCCGTTCGATCCGTTTGAGCCCGCCCGTCAGGTCGAGTTTGCGACAGGGATACATGAGGTCGATGTGGGGCACTGAGGCGTCGACCTCGAACGCCGTCTCGAGGAACGGAACGTCGAAGCGCTGGCCGTTGAACGTGACGAGCGCCGCGGCGTCGTCGAACTCGCTCTGGAGGCGGTCTCGCGTGAGGTCCTGGCCGTTGACGTACGTCCGTGTTTCACCCCGGCGGTGGACGCTCACCGTCGTGACGTCGTGACGGCTTGCGTCGAGGCCCGTCGTCTCGATGTCGAGGTAGCAGACGTCGTCGCGAACGTTTTCGAAGAATCGCCAGCGACTCGCCGCCGGGAGGGCCTCGGCGAACGGCGAGACGTCACCGGCCTCGAGGTGGCGTCGCCCGTCGTCGATGAAGGTCTCGATGCGGTCGGCGACGGTCGAGCCGACGACGCTGCCGTCGAACTCGTCCCAGTGGGTGATGCCGTGTTCCCAGAGGCGACGCTCGGTGGTCTCGCCCACGCCGCGAACGGGGAGAAAGCTATTCTCGATTTGCACGTTCGATCAGGGGCGTCCAGGTCGCAAAAACGTGTGGGTTCGACGGTACACGAGGGATGGGTCCGATGAAGGGGGTAGTGGAGGGTCCGGCCGAAGAACCGGGCTTGGCGTTCTGGTGACGATCTCCGCTGGATCGATCGAACTCCGAACAGTGCCGAAACGTCTCGGAGCAGCCGCGTCGAGGCCGAAGGCCGAACCTAGATTCCGATGCCTAGTAATAGTACAGCTCGACGGTGTGACCGCAGTTGTGACACGTCGTCTCCGTGCCGCTGAGCCGGTGTTCCTCCTCGTTCGACTCGAGATCGTGCCCAGGTTTCCTGATTCCCGGTCCGCCGGGGACGGCCGCGCGAACGGACTCGCTACAGGCGGGACAGCCGACCGTTACTCGTGGGCGTTCAGATTGAGACATACCTGCCACGTACCGTATCGGTCGTTTTTGTTATACGAGTCATAAGCCCGGTCAGCGTCCGCCTAGCCGGAACCGAACTCGATGATATCGTTCGGAAGCGTACCTTACCGATCGAACGAAACGGGCTCGAAGTCGAAGAACGCGGTCTCGTATCCGTCGTGGCGAGCGACCTGTGGTGCGGTGTCAACGGAGACGGTCACGCGCTCGGCCGCGGTCAGATCCTCGGTCGCCAGCCCGTAGTGGTGACCGAACTCGTGATCGAGGGTTTCGACCAGCGGTTCCTCGAGCAGCGTCTCGCCGTCGGCCTCGAGGGTGACCGACAGCGACGTGAAGGGAAGCGGCACGTCGTTGTACGGCGTGCGCGGGAAGACGGCGAGGTACGTGTCTGCGTCCGCGTCGTCGGACAGCCGCTCGAGGTCGGTCTCGATGGCGGTGATAGCCGCGTCACCGCTCCGTTCGGTGCCGAGGCGGGTTCCGGGGAGGTCCGAGACGGCGGGCCCGGTGAACGCGGGTGCGGTGCCGTTTCCGCGTTCGTCGTCGTCCGACTCTGTTTCGTCGTGCTCGCCTCCGCTCCCGTGGCTCATCACCTCGAGTGCGCCGCGCGTTCCCTGTTCGTCTTCGGGAATCGAGATCAGTTCGAGGTCGCGCACGTCCGCGCGTGCGTACTCGAACGGAATCTCGACCGTCTCGGTCGACTCGAGTCGCCCCTCGAGGTCGCCGGTTCGGCGGGTCGTGAGCGGGCCGACCTGGATGCGAGCCGTGTACGATCCCTCCTCGGGGAGGGTGACGTTGTCGCCGTAGTGAAATCCCATTCGCTGGGCGAGCATCGACCAGGGGGCGTCGCCGTGGACGAGGTCGCCGTCGGCATCGACGATCTCGAGGCCCAGGTCGGCGGGGAGGACGACGCCGGTCGCGTCGTCCCAGACGGTCATCATCAGGTGGTGGGTGTCCTCGGTCTGGACGTCGACGCGCTGGCGCTCGCCGGAGACGAGCCAGAACCGGTGCGGAAAGGTGTAGGTGAGCGAGACGGCGTAGTCGCCCGCCGTCGCCTGACCGTAGGTAGCCATCTCCTCTTCGCCGGCCGGCATGTAGACAGCGTCGGGACGATCTTCGAGCAGCGGCGGGGTGTTCCAGGCCGACTGTTCCTCGAAGCCGAGGCGCTCGAGGCAGCCAGCGAGTCCGAGCGAACCGGCGATGGCGGCGTAGCGGAGCGCGTCTCGCCGAGAGGCGGTCATACTCGAATCGAGGGCCGAGGCGCCAAAACCGCTGTCGGTTTTCGGATCTCCGAACCAACGAGCCTTTGATCGACCGGTCCCAGGATTCGAGTATGGACAGACGGACGTATCTCGGCGGTCTCTCGACGGCTGGGCTCGCCGGGGTTGCGGGGTGTCTCGGCTCGGTCGAGAGCGTGCTCGGCGAGGATGAGCCCGAACCCGGCCGCGGAAACTGGGGCGACGGCCAGACCGCCCTCGAGACGCCGACCGAGGACCGGGGCGATCCGGTCCACCCGATTTACGGCCAGGAGATGCCGTCGTTTTCCTTCCCGGACCCCTTGACTGGAGAGACCGTCTCCTCGGGCGACCTCGAGGGCGAGAAGTCGTACCTCATGACGTTCTTTTACACGTCTTGCCCCGATGGTGCCTGCCCGGCGCTGCTGTTGCGCCTGCGTCGTGCCCAGGCCGACGCGGTCGAGAACGACTACGTTGACGACCTCGACCTGCTGGCGATCACGTTCGATCCCGAGCGTGACACCCCCGAAGTGCTCGAGGAGTACGCCGGCCAGCAGGGAGCCGACCTCGAGGTCGGCAACTGGCACTTCCTTCGCCCCGAGGACAACGAGACGGCACACACGACGCTCGACGATACGTTCGGAATGAAACTCGAGCGGGTCGAGGATCACGAGGCGGCAGGTCACGGTGACGGGAACGAGAGCGAGGACGACGAAGACCACGAGAACGATAGCGAGGGAACCGATGGCAATAGCAACGACTCGAGCGGCCACGAGAACGACTCGAGCGGGGGCGAACACGACCACGGCGACTACGCGTTCACCCACATCAACCTGATCCTGCTCGTCAACGAACACGGCGTCGTCGAACGCTCCTATCCGCGCGGGACCACGGTCGACACCTCGAAGGTCCTCGAGGACGTACGCACGGTCGTTGGACAGTAACATGCGCAGGCGCGACCTCATCGCAGGACTCGGCAGTCTCGGCGTCCTCGCCACCGGCGGCGTGGTCGCCACGACCGACGTCTCGAGCCTGCAGTCTCGCATCCGCCGTCGCTTCGGCGACGAGGCCGAACAACTCGAGGTCGAGACGGTCGACGCCCAGGGGAGCGAGGCCGGGACCATCGCTCTCCCGTCGCTCGAACAGCCGACGTTCATCGACTTCTTCGGGACGTGGTGTGCGCCCTGCATCAAGCAGATGCCCGCGCTCATCGAGGCTCACGAGCGACTGGGCGACGAGGTACTGTTCGTCTCGGTGACCAACGAGAACGTCGGGTCGTCGACCGGCGCCGCGATCACGGAGGCCGAACTCGCCGACTGGTGGGCCGAACACGACGGCAACTGGACCGTCGGACTCGATCGCACCGTCGAACTCGCCGAGCGCTACGGCCTGCAGGGCTACCCGTACGCGGTCGCCGTCGACGAGTACGGCTTCGTGCAGTGGTCCGAGGGCGGTATCAAGTCGGCCGACGAACTGATCGCTGGCATCGAACGCGCGATCTGATCGATGGTCGACCTCGCCTTCGTATCGACGGTCGCGTTCGCAGTCGGGGCTGGTATCGCGACGTTCTTCTCCCCGTGTGCGTACCCGTTGCTCCCGGGGTACGTCGGCTACTACGCGAGCCGAACCGAGGACGCAGAGCCAACACTCGGGGGTTCGCTCGCTCGCGGTGTCGTCGCCGGTGCTGGCGTTATCGCCACGTTTCTCGTCCTCCTCGGGGCGACGTTCGTGGTCGGCCACGAGACGCTCTCGAACATTACCCTGTTCGAACCGATCGTCGGCGCGTTGCTGATCGTGTTCGGGCTCCTGGTCGTCGCTGGACGGGCCCCCTCGCTGTCTTTCGCGCTCCCGAAACGCCGCTCGAGCGTCGCCGGATTCGGCGTCTTCGGCGCCGGGTACGCGCTCGCGGCCGCTGGCTGCGTCGCGCCGCTGTTCATCGGCGTCTTGACCAGCGCGCTCTCACTGTCGGCGGGCGCCGGCGCACTCGTCCTCCTGGCGTACGTGGGGAGCGTCACCGGACTCATGATCTCGCTTACCGTCGCGACGGGGATGGGGCTCGTTGCTGGCTCTGGCTGGATCGCCGCGCACACGGGAACGATCGAACGTCTCGCTGGCGCAGTCATGATCGTCGCCGGCCTCGGGCAACTCTACCTCGCGATCGTGATCCTCGAGGTGCTGTGAGCGGTTTCGGAACCGACACCGCGAACGCAATCGCTCGCTACCGGTCGATACGGTGGGGCTACTTAATCGTCTCAGGCCGGTCGTGTTCGACAGTGACTGACGAGACCGGGCGGCCAGACGACTCGCAGACATCACCGCGTCAGAGGTGACTCCGGTGAGCGAGCGCACCGGCCTCGAGTCTCGCGGTACGCCGCCCGTCCTCGTGATCGACCCGACCGATAGCCTCGGCGGGACGGCGCGAACGCTCGAGGACGCCTTCGGCACGGGAGCCGTTCACCGGGTGACCGACCTGCAGACGGCACTCGAGTACCTCGAGATGGCGCAGGCGGGCTGTCTGGTGTACCCGTTCGACATCCCGCCGGCCGATCTGGAACGCGTTCGCGAGCGCGCCGAATGTTCGCTCCTGGCGGTCGCGGCTGGCGCTGACGCTGAGGCAGCGCTCGAGGCCGGGGCGACTGACGTGGTCGATCCGGACGCCCCGCGAGCGGAGGTTCGCGCACGCGTGGAAACAATACTCAAAGCGTCGTCACCGCCCGCCGTCGACCAGACCTGGACGGCGCTCGAGCGGGCCGTCCTCGAGAACGGGCCCGCGACGGCTCTCGCCGTCGACTCGACGGACATCGTGGAGTCCGCCCTGCCCTCCGTCGAAGCCGTGCTGGGTTACACGCCGGGCGAACTCGTCGGCCGACCCGTCGCGGACGTCGTCCACGACGACGACCGACAGTCAATCCGGCGCGTGCTCAAGGCGGCACGAACCTCGTCGGCGGAGGAGGCGGGGGACGAGGGGGGAGTTGAGGCGAGAGACGCCCCGGGTGGGCCGCAAATCGTCCAGTTCCGCCACGACGACGGCACGTGGCGAACACACGTCGTGGCGGTGAGAAGCGGCGACCCGGTACCCGACGACGGCCTCGTTTTGACCGTCGGTCCCGCGTCAGAACCCGACTCGAGCGACGTCGAAGCCTGGGTCGGCGCACTCGAGCGTCCGGCGTTCGCCGTCGACGAGACGTGGCGAATCGTCGCAGCGTCGGACGAAGCTAGCGTCCTCTTCGGTGACGGTCCCATGGCCCGTATTCCGATCCAGGAGGCGCTGCCGGCGGATCGTCACGAGGCGATTCTCGACCGCCTTCGGGAGGCTCGAGAGAGCGGGTCGTCGGTTCGGTTTCGGACGTCGCTCTCCCTCGCCGGGGAGGGGTCACCGGACGAGGAAGGATCGACGCTCGAGTGGGTGGCCGCGCCCACGGGATCGGGCGTCCTGGTCACCGCCGTAGGTGTGTCGACAGATCGTGACGAGGCGGGCCGGGACGGCGAGACAACTCGAGTGCTCGAGACGGCGCGGGCGCTCGAGGCGGTAACAGCGGCGCTCCGAATCGGCGTCGTCGTCTTCGACCGGGAGACGGAGCGAACGCTTGAGGCGAACCCGGTCGCACGGGAGCTGCTGGGTGCGACGGACGTGCTCGCCGGGGCGCTCGACTCGCTGGTCGACGAGCGGACGCTGGACAGAATCCGACGTCGAGCGGGCGACTCGACGGTACGTCGCGCGGACACCTTCGAGGCGACCGTCCGAACGGGGGACGGCGACCGAACCGTCTCGGCGACCGTCGTGTCGCTGTCTCGAGACCGGGCGGCGCTCTGCGTACTCGGCGACCGGCCGCCGTCGGCGGACGACGCCATCGTCTCCGCTCTCTTCCGGACGAGTCGTACGCTCCGGTCGGCGAGTTCGCCGTCGGTGGTGAGCCAGCGCCTCGCCGACGGCGTCCTCGCGCTCACCCCGTCGTCGGCCGCCTGCTGTTACCTGCTCGACGGTGAGCGACTCTATCCGGCGGCCGTCGCGCCGACCGACGCCGATCCGGCGATACACTTCCCGACCCTCGACCGTGCGGACGTCCCGGCGCTCGACCCACGGCGACTGTCGGGACCGTCGCTCGGCCGTCTCGAGTCCGGGGCGTTCGACCCGCTGCTCGCAACGGGTGCGGTGGCGACCGATCAGGTGTTCGTCGTCCCAGTCGGCGACCGCGGCGTCGTCGTCGCCACGGGACTCGGCCTGCGAACGCTCGATTCGACGGACGTCGAGGCGACCGACTGGGTGACGACGCTGGCCGCGACCGAACTCGAGGCGATGGATCGTCGGCGCGCGCTCGAGGTGCTGGAGGAGACGGTCGACCGCCTCGAAGCGGACCGCGACCGGCTGGGCGAACTCGAGGCGGTCGTGCAGGGGCTCGAGTCCACGCTGGCCGACGCCTCGGATCGTCGGGCCACCGAGTCGGTACTCTGTACCGACCTGGCGGCGCTCGAGTGGACCGACGGCGTCTGGTTCGGTGACGTCGATCCAGTCGCCGAGACCGTCAGCGAGCGAGCGAGCGCTGGATCGCTAGCCTCGAGTTCGCCGATTACGGGAGCCGACGGCTTCGCGGAAGACGACGACTCGCTCTCGGCGGCGATCGAATCTGGATCGGTGAGCCACGTCCCCGCCGCCGATCGGAAAACGCCGGGGGCGGTGGGAGGAACCGACCGTCGTGGTCGATTCGACCGCCCCGACGACCAAGTCGGCGACGTCGTCTTCCTCCCGCTGTCGTTCGACGACCGGCGATACGGTGTGCTGGCGCTCTCCGTTCCGGCAGCCGCCGTGACGTCCGACTTGCTCGAGCGACTCGGGAGCCTTCGAACGCACCTCTCGCTCGCCTTCGCCGTCGGCGAGTACCGACGATTCCTGACCGCCGAGGACCGACTCGAACTCACGTTCGCGCTCCCGGCGGCCGACGACGGGGCGGACCAATCTCTATCTGCGTCGGAGGGGCAATCGGAACGGCACCCCTCGGGTGATCCCCTCGTCGCCCTCGCCACACGCTGTCGGTGCCGGATCGACCTGCTGGCGCTCTCGGAGGGGCCGAGCGGGACGTCCGTCGTGTGCTCGATTGCAGACGACGACCTCGAAGCGTCGGCCGTTCGCTCGACCGCCGACGGGATCGAGGGGCTCGAGGCGCTCGACGTATCGAGCGAACGAGACGCCCGTCTCCACGTCGAGGTTCGACTCGCTGGCGAGACGCTCGCCGGACTGGTGGGCGCACACGGGGGAGACCTTCGAACGATAGACGGGCGCGACCGGCGTCCGACGTTCGTCGTGGATCTCGCACCCGGAACCAGCATCCGGTCGTTCGTCGACCGCCTCGAACGCTGGGAGCCGGGCGTCGAGATCCGTTCGAAACGCGTCGTCTCGTCCGGGGACCGTCCGGCCGGTTCGTTCGAGGACCGCGTCAGCGATCAGTTGACCGAACGCCAGCTCGAGACGCTCAGGCTCGCCTACTACTCGGGTTACTTCGAGTCCCCGCGCGAACACACCGGCGGCGAGGTCGCCGACCTGCTCGACGTGTCTCAGCCGACGTTCACGCGACACTTGCGCATCGCCGAACGCAAAGTGTACGAACTTCTGTTCGAGGCGGGGTGGCTCGAGCGATCACCGGACTGACTCGCCGTTCCGGACCCTCATCTCGTCGCTGGAACGCACGTCGCGGCCGGAAATTCCGAATTACTCACCACGCCGTGACTATCACTGAAGTCGACGAATGAATCAGTTTAGCGCCTCGTTAATCGCCCGTTTCGCCATTTAGCGTCTACCACCAAGTGACTCGGGGCGAAATGCACGCTTGATGTACTTGTCTGCGATAAGCGGCGATTACCCGACTCTCGTTCCATGCGGGGTGGTCCGTCGATGAGCACTAACCCCCTCGACGCCGATTCGGTTCCGCTTCGATCCCAGGCCGACGGCGGAATCGTCGCCGAACTCGAACTCGATCACGACGCGTTGATTCTCCGACCGACGCTTCGACGGCTCTCCAGCGGTCGCGTCGACCTCGAGTACTCGAGCAAGCTCGAGGACGGCAGTACGGTGATCTTCTTCGTCGCCGAGGCCGCTCCTTTCGACGAACTCGAATCTGCGCTCGCGCGCGATACCACGGTCTCGAATCCGACGCTGGTCGAACGATACCCGCGAAAACGGGTGTATCGAGCCACGGTTACCGATCGCGCCGTTCGATTCACGAGCCAGGTCGTCGAAGCCGGCGGCCGCGTCCTCGACCTGTCGAGCGGACAGACCGGCTGGGTGCTTCGAACGCGCTTTCCCGACCGAGATTGCTTGCTGGCGTTCAACCAGTCGTGTCGCCGACGTGGAATCTCGTTTCACGTCAATCACTTGCGCCTGGCGAAAGCGAACGAGACGACCGCAATCGGGCTGACCGAAAAACAGGAAGAACTTCTGAGCGTCGCCTACGAGGAGGGGTACTTCGACGTTCCGCGCGGCATCTCACAGGACGAACTCGCCGAGACGCTGGGGATTTCGAAGTCCGCCGTCTCTCAGCGGCTCCGGCGGGCGGTGACCGAGCTGTGTGAGTCGTCGCTCTAGGGCTCAACCCGAGCCGGACGGGTCGCGATTATAGACTGTGTTATGGCCGCCGTTTTCGATCGTGTAATCGGTTCAAAACAGTTTCTGGAGACACGATGGGTGAACATACCGATGGAAAGGACCGTCTGCGCGGGCGGAATTCTCTCCCATCTCGTGAAATAATTCCATCTGCGTCGAAAGACGGCAATTTCGACGGGCTCGACGCCGGTTCGCGACGTATCAGCCGGTGGAGAGAGTACGTGGTGACTATCGACTGCGTTAGTGGATCTATAGTAATGGGTCGAGCGGCACTCTGTAGTGCTATGACAGTGCATCGTTTGACGGTCCGAGCGACCCGTGGCGGCTCCCCCCGAAACCGCTCCGCGTCTCTCTCTCGCACCCGGCAGACTCCCGCGGTCGACGTCGCGGTCAACGAGGTGAGCCACTGATGTGTGGCATCATCGGACGCGTGGGAACCGACCAGGCGATCGATACCCTGCTGACGGGCCTCGAGAACCTCGAGTATCGCGGCTACGACTCCGCGGGCGTCGCCGTCCAGAACGGCTCCGGAATCAAGGTACAGAAGCGCTCCGGGAAGGTCGACGACCTGAAGCGCACGATCGACAGCGACGATCTCCACGGCGAGGTCGGCATCGGCCACACCCGCTGGTCCACCCACGGGCCGCCGACCGACGAGAACGCCCATCCCCACACCGATTCGACCCAGGACGTCGCCGTCGTCCACAACGGCATCATCGAGAACTACGCCGAACTGAAAGCCGACCTCGTAGCCGCGGGCCACGAGTTCACCAGCGACACCGACACCGAGGTCATCCCGCACCTCATCCAGTCGTACTTCGACGAGGGTGCCTCCGCCGAGGCGGCGTTCCGGCAGGCCATCGACGACCTCGACGGCAGCTACGCGGTGGCCGCGATGGTCGCTGACGATCACGTCATCTACGCCGCTCGGCAGGGCTCGCCGCTGGTCGTCGGCCTCGACGAAGAGGGCTACTTCCTCGCCAGCGACGTCCCCGCGTTCCTCGAATACACCGACAGCGTCGTCTACCTCGAAGACGGCGACGTGATCGTCGTCCGCCCCGACGGCATCGAGTTCACGGATCTCGAGGGCAACGACATCGAACGCGAGGCCGAGACGGTGAACTGGGACCCCGAACAGGCCGGCAAGGGCGAGTACGACCACTTCATGCTCAAGGAGATTTACGAGCAGGGCACCTCGCTCAGCCAGGCCATCGAGGGTCGGATCGACCACGAGGCCGGCGACGTCGCTCTCGAGTCGTTCCCGCCGGGGACGTTCGAAGGAATCGAACGCGTCCAGTTCGTCGCCTGCGGCACGTCCTATCACGCCGCCCTCTACGGATCGATAGCGATGAACTGTGCCGGCGTCCAGACGAGCGCCCACCTCGCCAACGAGTACGGGGTAAGTGCTCCCCCCGTGGACGAGGACACGCTCGTAATCGCCGTCACCCAGAGCGGCGAGACCGCCGACACCCTCTCGGCGATGCGCCAGGCGGCGGCCGACGGCGCCCGACTGCTGACGGTGACGAACGTGGTCGGCTCGACGGCCGCGCGACTGGCCGACGACACCCTGCTCATCCGCGCCGGCCCCGAAATCGGCGTCGCCGCGACGAAGACGTTCTCCTCGCAGGCCGTCATGCTCCTGTTGCTCGCCCAGCGGGTGACCGGTGACGTCGTCGGCGAACAGCGAGCGAACCTGGAGGCACTGCTCGAGGACGTCTCGGCGCTCCCGGAGACGATCGAGTCGGTCCTCGAGGATGACGATTCGAGGGACCTCGCCGAAACGTACCTCGACAGTCAGTCGTTCTTCTTCATCGGTCGCGGCCTCGGGTTCCCGGTTGCGCTCGAGGGTGCACTGAAGTTCAAGGAGATCACCTACGAGCACGCCGAAGGGTTCGCCTCGGGCGAACTCAAACACGGCCCGCTGGCGCTCGTCACCCCCGAAACGCCGGTGTTCGCGATCTTCACTGGTGAGGAGGACGAGAAAGTACTGAACAACGCCGAAGAAGCCCAGACGCGGGGTGCGCCGGTGATCGCGGTGTGTCCCGAGGGCCACCGTGCGCTGAACGTCGCGGACGCCCACCTCGAGATTCCGGACGTCGATCCGGACCTGGCGGGCTTGCTCGCGAACGTCCAGCTCCAGCTCGTGTCCTACCACGCGGCGAACGCGCTGGGGCGACCGATCGACAAGCCCCGGAATCTGGCGAAGAGCGTCACGGTCGAATAATCGGGCATCGTTCGGGTGACCGCCTCGAGGCGGCGAGGCCGCCGCTTCCGGTCACGTGATCCCGACTATCGAGACGCTGCCGTGGTGCCGGACGGTTTTCATCGGTTCGGTTCCCAATACTATACAATCAATAGTCAGAACGCGGTCTCGCTACAGGTGGTCGAGTGACTCTCTTCGTCTCGAATGACGCGCCGATTAGCAGCGAACGCGTCGCTCTCGAGGCGAGCCAGCGAGTACCGTCAGCGAAAACACTCAGTCGATGTGCCCTTCGCGGCGCAGCTGGTCGGCGTCCTGGCCG from Natronosalvus rutilus includes:
- a CDS encoding helix-turn-helix domain-containing protein yields the protein MSTNPLDADSVPLRSQADGGIVAELELDHDALILRPTLRRLSSGRVDLEYSSKLEDGSTVIFFVAEAAPFDELESALARDTTVSNPTLVERYPRKRVYRATVTDRAVRFTSQVVEAGGRVLDLSSGQTGWVLRTRFPDRDCLLAFNQSCRRRGISFHVNHLRLAKANETTAIGLTEKQEELLSVAYEEGYFDVPRGISQDELAETLGISKSAVSQRLRRAVTELCESSL
- the glmS gene encoding glutamine--fructose-6-phosphate transaminase (isomerizing) encodes the protein MCGIIGRVGTDQAIDTLLTGLENLEYRGYDSAGVAVQNGSGIKVQKRSGKVDDLKRTIDSDDLHGEVGIGHTRWSTHGPPTDENAHPHTDSTQDVAVVHNGIIENYAELKADLVAAGHEFTSDTDTEVIPHLIQSYFDEGASAEAAFRQAIDDLDGSYAVAAMVADDHVIYAARQGSPLVVGLDEEGYFLASDVPAFLEYTDSVVYLEDGDVIVVRPDGIEFTDLEGNDIEREAETVNWDPEQAGKGEYDHFMLKEIYEQGTSLSQAIEGRIDHEAGDVALESFPPGTFEGIERVQFVACGTSYHAALYGSIAMNCAGVQTSAHLANEYGVSAPPVDEDTLVIAVTQSGETADTLSAMRQAAADGARLLTVTNVVGSTAARLADDTLLIRAGPEIGVAATKTFSSQAVMLLLLAQRVTGDVVGEQRANLEALLEDVSALPETIESVLEDDDSRDLAETYLDSQSFFFIGRGLGFPVALEGALKFKEITYEHAEGFASGELKHGPLALVTPETPVFAIFTGEEDEKVLNNAEEAQTRGAPVIAVCPEGHRALNVADAHLEIPDVDPDLAGLLANVQLQLVSYHAANALGRPIDKPRNLAKSVTVE